One Acetobacterium sp. KB-1 DNA segment encodes these proteins:
- the miaB gene encoding tRNA (N6-isopentenyl adenosine(37)-C2)-methylthiotransferase MiaB, protein MSKKKPAKRIINNPSRTFRIFTFGCQMNENDSEKISGMLKALGYVEEMDVNKAGLVILNTCSIRENADERVFGNIGAYKTVKKINPDLILAVCGCMMQQPEIVNQIVTKYPQVDLVFGTHNLHQFPELLNNYMVNGKRLVEVWDDSDTIVEDLPVDRKYPFKGFVTIMNGCNNFCTYCIVPYTRGREVSRQPDKIFDEVKALVADGCVEVTLLGQNVNSYGNDLGEAVNFASLLRQLNTIENLKRIRFMTSHPKDLTDAVIDAIAASDKVCNYIHLPIQSGSTRILKAMNRKYSQADILNRVKAVREKIPGVAITTDLIVGFPGETEADFLETLKVIELCQFDSAFTFLYSIRTGTPAATMGNQIADAVKHDRINRCLEVLHQISHDINQTYLDQVVEVLVEEPSRNNPERMTGRTRTGKLVNFPGDPADIGKQVMVKITAAKTFSLDGKKTTQEDTDGAAHTDDDPIPANS, encoded by the coding sequence ATGAGCAAAAAAAAACCTGCAAAACGAATCATAAACAACCCCTCCCGTACTTTTCGTATTTTTACCTTCGGATGCCAGATGAATGAAAACGACTCGGAAAAAATATCCGGGATGTTAAAAGCTCTAGGCTACGTGGAAGAAATGGATGTAAATAAAGCTGGCCTGGTAATCCTTAATACCTGTTCGATTCGGGAAAACGCCGATGAACGGGTATTTGGCAATATCGGCGCCTATAAAACCGTCAAAAAAATCAATCCGGATTTAATTCTGGCCGTCTGTGGCTGTATGATGCAGCAGCCGGAAATCGTCAATCAGATTGTCACCAAGTATCCCCAGGTAGATCTGGTTTTCGGTACCCATAATCTTCACCAGTTTCCGGAGTTGCTTAATAACTACATGGTCAACGGTAAACGGCTAGTAGAAGTCTGGGATGATTCAGACACCATTGTGGAAGATCTGCCGGTCGACCGCAAATATCCCTTTAAGGGTTTTGTGACGATCATGAACGGCTGCAACAATTTCTGCACCTATTGTATTGTGCCTTACACCCGGGGCCGGGAAGTAAGCCGCCAGCCCGATAAAATTTTTGATGAGGTTAAAGCTCTGGTGGCCGACGGTTGTGTTGAGGTAACCTTGTTAGGACAAAATGTCAATTCTTATGGCAATGATCTTGGAGAAGCGGTCAATTTCGCCAGTCTGCTTAGGCAACTCAATACCATTGAAAACCTCAAGCGAATTCGCTTTATGACTTCTCATCCCAAAGATCTTACTGATGCGGTTATTGATGCCATTGCCGCCAGCGATAAGGTCTGCAATTATATTCATCTGCCGATCCAATCCGGCAGCACTCGAATCTTAAAGGCGATGAACCGCAAATATAGTCAGGCCGATATACTAAATCGGGTTAAGGCAGTACGGGAAAAAATCCCCGGCGTAGCGATTACGACCGATCTGATTGTCGGCTTTCCCGGTGAAACCGAAGCGGACTTTTTGGAAACCCTCAAAGTCATTGAGCTTTGTCAATTTGATTCGGCTTTTACCTTTTTATATTCGATTCGCACCGGTACTCCGGCGGCTACGATGGGAAACCAGATTGCCGATGCGGTTAAACATGACCGAATCAACCGCTGTTTGGAAGTGCTTCATCAGATCAGTCACGATATCAATCAGACCTATCTTGATCAGGTGGTGGAAGTGCTGGTCGAAGAACCTAGCCGCAACAACCCCGAGCGGATGACCGGCCGAACCCGGACTGGCAAACTGGTCAATTTTCCCGGTGATCCAGCAGATATCGGCAAGCAGGTGATGGTCAAGATCACTGCTGCCAAAACCTTTAGTCTCGATGGCAAAAAAACGACACAGGAGGACACCGATGGCGCAGCTCACACCGATGATGACCCAATACCTGCAAATTCATGA
- a CDS encoding PP2C family protein-serine/threonine phosphatase, whose protein sequence is MNSSDHYESLVSLFDKQLEFAQNLQRKIIPSPGSFVSNHYHFYSYLRPFRKVGGDFFDFHFLDNEKISLIITDATGHGIDAAMITSMVKLSYSYTMKDSRINQSPSLILKQIESDICQQMDNTFFTAIAIVLDPKAGVLYFANAGHPDAILLKSNRQVELLKPNLPMLGLQQFMTTMHYFDMRINFSKGDKLLLFTDGLIDAKNPNREEFSMERVISVINKNADSPINLIGSHIIDACVDFKQDQAPSDDICILGIEVDD, encoded by the coding sequence TTGAATAGTTCGGATCACTACGAATCCCTTGTCTCTCTTTTTGATAAACAATTAGAATTCGCCCAGAACCTTCAACGCAAAATTATTCCTTCCCCTGGGTCATTTGTTTCAAATCATTATCATTTTTATAGTTATTTGAGACCTTTTCGAAAAGTTGGCGGTGATTTTTTCGATTTTCATTTTTTGGACAACGAAAAAATCAGTCTAATCATCACTGATGCGACCGGCCATGGGATTGATGCTGCCATGATCACCAGTATGGTTAAACTGAGTTATTCCTATACCATGAAAGACAGCCGTATTAATCAATCCCCCAGCCTTATATTAAAGCAAATTGAATCCGATATTTGTCAGCAAATGGATAATACCTTTTTTACTGCCATCGCTATCGTACTCGATCCTAAAGCGGGAGTCTTGTACTTTGCCAATGCCGGTCACCCTGATGCGATTCTTCTTAAGTCCAACCGCCAGGTCGAATTACTAAAACCCAACCTTCCGATGTTGGGATTGCAGCAATTTATGACGACTATGCATTATTTTGATATGCGAATTAATTTTTCAAAGGGTGATAAACTGCTGCTCTTTACGGATGGTCTCATTGACGCCAAAAACCCCAACCGAGAAGAATTTTCGATGGAACGGGTGATATCTGTCATTAATAAAAACGCGGATTCCCCGATTAATCTTATCGGCAGTCATATCATTGACGCCTGCGTCGATTTTAAGCAGGACCAGGCTCCGTCTGATGATATCTGTATTTTGGGCATTGAAGTTGATGATTAG
- a CDS encoding cation diffusion facilitator family transporter codes for MTNIVIRKLIKNFENTSNSRVRENYGKLASIMGIGSNLLLFIIKIAVGLLFNSISITADAVNNLSDSGSSLVTLLGFKLSGKPADADHPFGHQRMEYISGLVVSFIILFLGLQLIQSSFDKIIHPELPQFNIISVVVLIVAILIKVWQCLFYRKIGKTINSLTLMATAIDSRNDIMATSAVLVATIVTYLTGFDLDGYMGLVVAVFIIISGINLIKETISPLLGTAPSNELVDQIYKKILSYEHIIGLHDLIIHSYGESKTYASVHCEVPAELDCLISHSVIDKIERDVLKDMDINLIIHLDPVVITDERTNALKEQVEQTIETLLPDIHIHDFRVVWGFDHSNLIFDVVVPFDVEWSDEELTLMISNEIYKINPTYHAVVTIDHNHYVPNEDELDI; via the coding sequence GTGACAAACATAGTAATACGAAAACTGATAAAAAACTTCGAAAATACCAGTAATTCCAGAGTCCGGGAAAATTACGGCAAATTGGCTAGCATCATGGGTATTGGGTCAAATCTACTCCTGTTCATCATTAAAATAGCCGTGGGCCTGCTGTTTAACAGCATTTCGATCACCGCTGATGCAGTCAACAATTTGTCAGATTCCGGATCTTCACTGGTAACCTTGCTGGGATTTAAACTGTCCGGCAAACCGGCGGATGCCGACCATCCTTTTGGTCATCAGCGAATGGAGTATATTTCCGGTCTGGTAGTTTCGTTTATTATTCTTTTTTTAGGGCTTCAGCTGATTCAGAGCTCGTTTGATAAAATTATCCATCCGGAACTCCCTCAATTTAATATCATTAGCGTGGTCGTTTTGATCGTGGCGATTTTAATCAAGGTCTGGCAATGTTTGTTTTATCGAAAAATCGGGAAAACCATTAATTCACTGACCCTGATGGCCACTGCAATTGATAGTCGCAATGATATTATGGCGACCTCCGCCGTCTTGGTAGCGACCATTGTCACTTACTTAACCGGCTTTGATTTGGATGGCTATATGGGGTTGGTGGTGGCCGTGTTTATTATTATCAGCGGCATCAATCTGATTAAAGAAACCATCAGCCCGCTACTGGGAACGGCCCCATCCAATGAACTGGTGGATCAGATCTACAAAAAGATTCTTAGCTATGAGCATATCATTGGGCTGCATGATTTGATTATCCATAGCTACGGCGAAAGTAAAACCTATGCCTCGGTTCATTGCGAGGTACCGGCAGAATTGGACTGTCTGATTAGCCACAGTGTGATTGATAAAATTGAGCGGGACGTTCTAAAGGATATGGACATCAATCTGATTATTCATCTAGATCCGGTAGTGATCACCGATGAAAGAACTAATGCGTTAAAAGAACAGGTGGAACAGACCATTGAAACACTTTTACCAGACATTCACATCCACGATTTTCGGGTGGTTTGGGGATTTGATCACTCGAATCTTATTTTTGACGTAGTGGTACCCTTTGATGTTGAGTGGAGTGATGAAGAATTGACCTTGATGATCTCCAATGAAATTTACAAAATAAATCCGACTTATCACGCCGTTGTTACCATTGATCATAATCACTATGTTCCCAATGAGGATGAATTAGATATCTAA
- a CDS encoding peptidoglycan-binding protein yields MNKRTPFKRFKDVILYIVFTIFLIFLTSSFVIEDVYSAADQLSMEEKGISDVYSIAVGMKPAKLTVNKDKTDEDQKTTEIKTDDGTTIVITEYKLGDTNDEIQEYQQILYSLGFLISQPSNQLTEDVQTALKTYQAMKGLEQTGNLDRSTIISLVAEDIKFEKGDSGKVLQTYQQILVAQNYLAAESATGTFDDATETAVKAFQKANGLTENGKMDAKTVKALDALRQKN; encoded by the coding sequence ATGAATAAACGAACCCCATTCAAACGGTTTAAAGATGTGATTCTTTACATTGTCTTTACAATTTTTCTCATTTTTTTAACCTCATCCTTTGTTATTGAGGATGTATATTCGGCCGCTGACCAGCTTTCGATGGAAGAAAAAGGGATTTCTGATGTTTATTCCATCGCTGTTGGTATGAAGCCGGCAAAACTGACCGTCAATAAGGATAAAACGGATGAGGATCAGAAAACAACTGAAATAAAAACTGATGACGGAACAACCATTGTTATTACCGAGTATAAGCTCGGGGATACCAATGATGAAATCCAGGAATATCAGCAAATTTTGTATTCGCTTGGTTTCTTAATCAGTCAGCCGTCAAATCAATTAACTGAAGACGTACAGACTGCGTTAAAAACGTATCAGGCCATGAAGGGTCTGGAACAAACCGGTAATTTGGATCGGTCTACCATTATTTCTCTGGTAGCAGAAGATATTAAATTCGAAAAAGGTGATAGCGGCAAAGTGCTACAAACCTATCAGCAGATTTTAGTAGCGCAAAACTATCTGGCGGCCGAGTCGGCAACCGGAACCTTTGATGATGCCACAGAAACGGCAGTAAAGGCTTTTCAAAAAGCCAATGGTCTTACTGAAAACGGAAAAATGGATGCCAAAACGGTCAAAGCATTGGACGCATTAAGACAAAAAAATTAG
- a CDS encoding GTP pyrophosphokinase family protein encodes MGTKYWQEFLIPYHQAVDEIVLKFSSLKEQYEKIGEYSPIESVYGRVKSVASILEKINKYGVDIEALEETIQDIAGIRIMCQFEADIYEVVELIRKRTNCDMEVVKVKDYLSEAKASGYKSYHLIIRYPVFCMSGSQSVLVEIQIRTLAMNFWSVIEHSLNYKYKENIPEEIKERLINAANAVNEVDREMASIREEIQSAQRLFGLKSSLVTSILDNIGHLYKLNHGEKASRYEKIFDDLFAQEDLIQLILLRKELESEVNLIESEV; translated from the coding sequence TTGGGAACAAAATATTGGCAGGAATTTCTGATTCCATATCATCAGGCTGTGGATGAGATCGTCTTAAAATTTTCAAGTTTAAAAGAGCAGTACGAAAAAATCGGAGAATATTCACCCATCGAGTCCGTTTATGGCCGGGTGAAGAGTGTAGCTAGTATTCTGGAAAAAATTAATAAATATGGTGTTGATATCGAAGCCCTAGAAGAAACCATTCAGGATATCGCCGGGATTCGGATCATGTGTCAGTTTGAAGCTGATATTTACGAAGTTGTGGAACTGATCAGAAAAAGAACTAATTGTGATATGGAAGTCGTTAAGGTAAAAGATTATCTCAGTGAAGCCAAGGCCAGCGGATATAAGAGCTATCACTTGATTATCCGGTACCCTGTTTTTTGCATGTCAGGAAGTCAATCGGTTTTAGTTGAGATTCAGATTCGCACCCTGGCTATGAATTTTTGGTCTGTTATTGAACATTCCTTAAATTATAAATACAAGGAAAACATTCCGGAAGAAATTAAAGAGAGACTAATCAATGCCGCCAATGCGGTGAACGAGGTGGATCGGGAAATGGCATCAATTCGCGAAGAAATTCAAAGCGCTCAGCGGTTGTTTGGCCTGAAATCGAGCTTAGTTACCAGTATTCTTGACAACATTGGGCATTTATATAAATTGAATCATGGGGAGAAAGCATCTCGTTACGAGAAGATTTTTGATGATCTTTTTGCTCAGGAAGATCTGATTCAATTGATACTTTTAAGAAAAGAACTGGAATCGGAAGTGAATTTGATTGAGTCTGAGGTTTAA
- the mutS gene encoding DNA mismatch repair protein MutS, producing MAQLTPMMTQYLQIHEEVPDALLFFRMGDFYEMFFDDALTASRELEIALTGRDCGLEERAPMCGVPHHAAQNYITRLVEKGYKVAICEQMEDPKEAKGIVRREIIRVISPGTISEGKLLESKKNNYLMALFLENNTLGLASLDVSTGDFYVTQIEAKTREQWLSQLSDEIGRLLPAEVILNPALFKDSQALAMIENSFGILASLYPEKYFSVKNGSTRIIDQFEVFALGALDLERRDHAIAAAGALLLYLDETQKRALTHIKTIRYYNSKDYMVLDLSTRRNLELTQTLRTLEKKGSLLGVLDKTVTAMGGRTLRRWVEAPLLNRDSILARQGGVSAFYNNAAHLPAFKSMMTKVYDLERLCGKLSFGTINPRDLLALKQSLGALPLIRDFVELLGSQQLRSLFDTNDLLNDVWEHIEKAIDDQAPLVLKDGHVIKTGYHQEIDEFREAAEKGQDWIRDLECRERERTGIKNLKVKYNRIFGYFIEVTKSNFDQVPEDYIRKQTLANAERYFTPELKEMENKILGAQEGLLRCETQVFSEIRDGLLAEIPRIQQKAREVAELDAIYSLATVALQNRYVCPEITEDNTLLIQNGRHPVVEDMIGTNFFIGNDCTLNQDDQRMLIITGPNMAGKSTFIRQVAIITLMAQIGSFVPADAAAIGVVDRIFTRVGASDDLASGQSTFMVEMTEVANILKNATSRSLVILDEIGRGTSTFDGISIAWAVVEYLHNQDSIGAKTLFATHYHELTELETLKPGIKNFSIRLKDTPDGVIFLRKIIPGPADQSYGIEVAKLAGFPVGVTRRAQEILGHLESGEDTYRQELLVKEPTVLEGGKGAQLNFFDVTKGMTAEEEAALGVIREMKIDEMSPMEVMIVIDQLRKKI from the coding sequence ATGGCGCAGCTCACACCGATGATGACCCAATACCTGCAAATTCATGAGGAGGTTCCTGATGCCCTCCTTTTCTTTCGTATGGGCGACTTTTATGAAATGTTTTTTGACGATGCTCTAACAGCTTCCCGGGAGTTAGAAATAGCTCTTACTGGTCGGGATTGCGGGCTGGAAGAACGGGCTCCGATGTGTGGGGTACCCCATCATGCCGCCCAGAATTATATTACCCGGCTGGTGGAAAAAGGCTACAAGGTAGCTATCTGCGAGCAGATGGAAGACCCCAAGGAAGCCAAAGGGATCGTCCGTCGGGAAATTATTCGGGTCATTTCTCCGGGTACCATTTCCGAAGGAAAATTACTGGAATCAAAGAAAAACAATTATCTGATGGCTCTCTTTCTGGAAAACAATACCCTGGGACTGGCCAGTCTGGATGTCTCGACCGGGGATTTTTATGTTACCCAGATCGAGGCTAAAACCCGGGAGCAATGGCTGTCTCAGCTGTCCGACGAAATCGGTCGATTATTACCGGCCGAGGTGATTCTTAATCCGGCTTTGTTTAAAGATTCCCAAGCACTGGCGATGATCGAAAACAGTTTTGGGATTCTGGCCAGTCTTTATCCGGAAAAATACTTTTCGGTCAAAAACGGCAGTACACGGATTATCGATCAGTTTGAGGTCTTTGCCCTCGGTGCCCTGGATCTGGAACGCCGGGATCATGCCATCGCCGCTGCCGGGGCCTTGTTGCTCTATCTGGATGAAACCCAGAAACGGGCCCTGACTCATATTAAAACCATTCGTTATTACAACAGTAAGGATTATATGGTGCTGGATTTATCCACTCGGCGCAATTTGGAGCTGACCCAGACGCTTAGAACTCTGGAAAAAAAAGGTAGCCTGTTAGGGGTGCTGGATAAAACCGTCACTGCCATGGGGGGGCGAACCCTGCGGCGCTGGGTCGAAGCGCCGCTTTTAAATCGCGACAGTATTCTTGCCCGACAGGGTGGCGTGTCGGCTTTTTACAATAATGCAGCCCATTTGCCTGCCTTTAAAAGCATGATGACCAAGGTTTATGATCTGGAACGGCTCTGCGGCAAGCTATCCTTTGGGACCATCAACCCACGGGATCTATTGGCACTTAAACAATCACTGGGGGCGCTGCCTCTGATTCGCGATTTTGTGGAGCTGTTGGGCTCACAGCAATTGCGCAGTCTGTTTGACACGAATGACTTGCTCAATGATGTCTGGGAGCACATTGAAAAAGCCATCGATGACCAGGCCCCGCTGGTTCTTAAGGATGGTCATGTGATCAAAACTGGTTATCATCAGGAAATTGACGAATTTCGGGAAGCTGCTGAAAAGGGTCAGGACTGGATTCGCGATCTGGAATGTCGGGAACGGGAGCGCACCGGAATTAAAAATCTGAAGGTGAAATATAATCGGATTTTTGGGTATTTTATTGAGGTAACCAAAAGTAATTTTGATCAGGTGCCGGAAGACTATATTCGCAAACAGACCCTGGCTAATGCCGAGCGGTACTTTACCCCGGAGCTAAAAGAGATGGAAAACAAAATTCTCGGTGCCCAGGAGGGCTTACTCCGCTGTGAAACCCAAGTGTTTTCGGAAATCCGGGACGGTCTGCTTGCAGAGATCCCCAGAATTCAACAGAAAGCTAGAGAAGTAGCGGAGTTGGACGCTATTTATTCGCTAGCCACCGTGGCTTTGCAGAATCGCTACGTTTGCCCGGAAATTACTGAAGACAACACCCTGCTGATCCAAAACGGTCGACATCCAGTGGTGGAGGATATGATTGGGACCAATTTTTTTATCGGCAATGATTGCACCCTCAATCAGGATGATCAGCGGATGCTGATCATCACCGGGCCGAATATGGCCGGGAAGTCCACCTTTATCCGCCAGGTGGCGATCATTACCCTGATGGCCCAGATTGGCTCCTTTGTCCCGGCGGATGCCGCCGCTATTGGGGTGGTCGACCGGATTTTCACTCGGGTCGGCGCCAGTGATGATCTGGCCAGCGGTCAGAGTACCTTTATGGTAGAAATGACTGAGGTGGCCAATATTTTAAAAAATGCCACCAGTCGCAGTCTGGTGATTCTGGATGAAATCGGCCGGGGTACCTCCACCTTTGATGGCATCAGCATTGCTTGGGCGGTGGTGGAATATCTCCATAACCAGGACAGCATTGGGGCTAAAACCCTGTTTGCCACTCATTATCATGAACTCACTGAACTGGAGACCCTAAAGCCCGGGATTAAAAATTTCAGCATCCGGCTCAAGGATACCCCGGATGGGGTGATCTTCTTACGAAAAATAATCCCTGGACCAGCCGACCAGAGCTATGGTATTGAGGTGGCCAAGCTGGCCGGTTTTCCGGTGGGGGTAACCAGGCGGGCCCAGGAAATTCTGGGTCACCTGGAATCGGGGGAAGATACCTACCGGCAGGAGCTGCTGGTGAAAGAACCTACTGTTTTAGAGGGTGGAAAAGGTGCCCAACTAAACTTTTTTGATGTGACCAAGGGCATGACTGCGGAAGAAGAAGCGGCCCTGGGGGTAATCAGAGAAATGAAAATCGACGAAATGAGCCCTATGGAAGTCATGATTGTGATTGATCAATTGCGAAAAAAAATTTAA
- a CDS encoding YebC/PmpR family DNA-binding transcriptional regulator translates to MSGHSKWSTIKHKKGKADAKRGQIFTKLAKYIAVASREGGSDPDMNAKLKEAIVKAKAANMPNENIDRAVKKGAGELQGSVYEEISYEGYGPGGVAVIVETLTDNKNRTAGDVRHAFDKNGGNLGTSGCVGFLFTKKGQIFIEKTDRFDEESLMMLALDAGAEDIESSEEGYEISTEPIDFGQVCDALKQEGYELASAEIAMIPSTEVELTDASEIKKMLKMIDMFDDNEDVQAVWHNWTGEADE, encoded by the coding sequence ATGTCAGGACATTCGAAATGGTCGACTATTAAACACAAAAAAGGAAAAGCAGATGCGAAACGTGGTCAAATCTTTACCAAGTTAGCGAAATATATTGCGGTTGCATCCCGAGAGGGCGGCAGCGATCCGGATATGAATGCAAAATTGAAAGAAGCCATCGTAAAAGCGAAGGCTGCCAATATGCCCAACGAGAACATTGACCGGGCAGTTAAAAAGGGTGCCGGGGAATTACAAGGTAGTGTCTATGAAGAAATAAGCTACGAAGGCTATGGACCGGGTGGCGTTGCGGTGATTGTCGAGACGTTGACCGATAATAAAAATCGGACGGCTGGGGATGTACGTCATGCTTTTGATAAAAATGGCGGAAATTTGGGAACCAGTGGTTGCGTGGGGTTCCTGTTTACCAAAAAAGGGCAGATCTTTATTGAAAAAACAGATCGCTTTGATGAAGAATCGCTGATGATGCTAGCCCTGGATGCGGGAGCAGAAGATATTGAAAGTTCTGAAGAAGGTTATGAAATCAGCACTGAACCGATCGATTTTGGCCAGGTATGTGATGCTTTGAAGCAAGAAGGATACGAACTGGCTTCGGCAGAAATTGCCATGATTCCATCGACTGAAGTAGAACTCACAGATGCCAGCGAAATCAAAAAGATGTTGAAAATGATCGACATGTTTGATGACAACGAAGATGTTCAGGCAGTATGGCACAACTGGACAGGTGAGGCAGATGAATAA
- a CDS encoding NAD(P)H-hydrate dehydratase, with the protein MKVVTPKEMAVMDRHTIAAGTPGVELMERAGHGCAEIIKTELDADAQVIVLCGPGNNGGDGLVIGRLLIEEGFAVHLFLTETEAKLSEDSLICLKQLDDKNIPIRLIQNNSDLEDLSLILKRATLVVDAIFGTGLAEKEMPEKYHKIFDLINGFEKKIVAIDIPSGLRGDIGLTIGNAIFADKTIVIQNYKTGCLLNDGPDYAGETVLIDIGIDENSIPNEKYYTQENDLKFPQKRKKNTHKYDYGSVVVIAGSKGMSGAGILSVEGALKSGGGLVTCYVPHDIYIPVVARAPAEALVKTYDCNITSEDIKNDRKKVILIGPGIGRAKNYSFILEHLLEGSLPVVIDADGLHHLAVIVDTLKESRTPVVITPHFAEFSKLIDVPREEILKDPVGYGQKFAMEYHVVVVLKGYRTMVFGTNGEIWFNSTGNPGMATGGSGDVLAGMIAGIAGQNVDLFEAARAGVFYHGKAGDYYAEHYGQSTLTAHSIIESLKYVLK; encoded by the coding sequence ATGAAAGTTGTAACACCAAAAGAAATGGCCGTTATGGATCGCCATACTATTGCAGCTGGTACACCTGGCGTTGAGTTAATGGAACGAGCAGGTCACGGATGTGCCGAAATTATCAAGACAGAGCTTGACGCTGATGCTCAAGTTATTGTTCTTTGCGGACCAGGTAACAACGGTGGTGACGGTTTGGTTATTGGCCGGTTACTGATTGAAGAGGGCTTCGCGGTGCATCTTTTTTTAACAGAAACCGAAGCAAAGTTGTCTGAAGACAGTCTGATCTGCCTGAAACAGCTGGACGATAAGAATATACCAATCCGATTGATTCAAAATAATTCGGATTTAGAGGATCTCAGTCTAATATTAAAACGTGCCACCCTGGTTGTCGATGCGATTTTCGGAACCGGTTTGGCAGAAAAAGAAATGCCAGAGAAGTATCACAAAATATTTGACCTGATTAATGGTTTCGAGAAAAAAATTGTAGCCATTGATATCCCGTCGGGTTTACGAGGGGATATTGGCCTGACGATTGGCAACGCAATTTTTGCGGACAAAACCATTGTCATTCAAAATTATAAAACGGGATGTCTGTTAAATGACGGTCCTGACTATGCTGGGGAAACGGTTCTGATTGACATCGGAATTGATGAAAACAGCATCCCCAATGAAAAATACTATACCCAGGAAAATGATCTGAAATTTCCCCAAAAGCGAAAAAAGAATACCCATAAATATGACTATGGCTCGGTTGTTGTGATTGCCGGATCAAAGGGTATGAGTGGCGCTGGTATTCTTTCGGTGGAAGGCGCTTTAAAAAGCGGCGGCGGACTGGTTACCTGTTATGTTCCTCATGATATCTATATTCCGGTAGTGGCTCGGGCACCGGCAGAAGCTTTGGTTAAAACCTATGACTGTAATATTACATCCGAAGATATTAAAAATGACCGAAAAAAGGTGATCTTAATCGGACCGGGAATTGGCCGGGCAAAAAATTATAGTTTTATTTTGGAGCATTTACTAGAAGGCAGTCTGCCAGTGGTGATTGACGCCGATGGTCTTCATCATCTGGCTGTGATAGTGGATACTTTAAAAGAATCCCGAACTCCGGTGGTTATTACCCCCCATTTTGCCGAGTTCTCCAAGCTCATCGATGTGCCCCGGGAAGAGATACTAAAAGACCCCGTTGGATATGGTCAGAAATTCGCCATGGAATACCATGTCGTGGTGGTTTTAAAAGGCTATCGGACCATGGTGTTTGGAACCAATGGCGAAATATGGTTTAATTCTACCGGTAATCCGGGGATGGCCACTGGCGGTAGCGGCGATGTACTGGCTGGGATGATCGCCGGCATTGCCGGGCAAAACGTGGATCTGTTTGAAGCTGCCCGGGCCGGGGTGTTTTATCACGGTAAGGCCGGGGATTATTATGCCGAACACTATGGTCAAAGTACCCTGACCGCTCACAGCATCATTGAATCCTTAAAGTATGTTTTGAAATAA
- a CDS encoding TIGR01212 family radical SAM protein (This family includes YhcC from E. coli K-12, an uncharacterized radical SAM protein.): protein MTENLYNIYSVWLKERYGEKVYKIPVNIPVTCPNRDGSKGSGGCVYCGAKGGGNETLSDLLSVTEQIERNTAYIGKRYHAKKFIPYFQSFSNTYCEFSDFKKWIIEAIRPDVVEISISTRPDCITDEQLKFLEKVKKDDAVEVTIELGLQSVNEETLKIINRGHTLADYNQAIDRIKAAGLLSCTHMILDLPWDSEEDVTKGAQVLSDKGTDFVKCHSLYIEKNTLLKHWYDQKQVTLLTKEDYITRAILFLEYLNPEIVIQRLIGRVPKEDSVITNWNTSWWKIKDELEAHMKYENNYQGRKISGMNNKR, encoded by the coding sequence ATGACAGAAAATCTGTATAATATCTATTCAGTCTGGCTAAAAGAACGATATGGTGAAAAAGTCTATAAAATTCCGGTTAATATTCCAGTTACCTGTCCCAACCGTGATGGTTCTAAAGGCAGCGGTGGCTGTGTCTATTGCGGGGCCAAAGGTGGGGGAAACGAAACCCTGTCCGATTTGCTATCCGTTACTGAGCAAATTGAAAGAAATACGGCGTATATCGGAAAACGATATCATGCAAAAAAATTCATCCCCTATTTCCAGAGTTTTTCAAATACTTATTGTGAATTTTCAGATTTTAAAAAATGGATTATTGAAGCGATCCGCCCGGATGTGGTCGAAATTTCTATTTCAACCAGGCCGGACTGCATCACCGACGAACAACTGAAATTTCTAGAAAAAGTAAAAAAAGATGACGCCGTCGAAGTGACCATTGAATTGGGGTTGCAAAGTGTTAATGAAGAAACCCTGAAAATTATTAATCGTGGACACACTTTGGCTGACTATAATCAGGCTATCGATCGGATCAAGGCGGCAGGTCTGTTAAGCTGCACCCATATGATTCTGGATTTACCCTGGGACAGTGAGGAAGACGTTACTAAAGGTGCCCAAGTCCTATCTGATAAAGGAACCGATTTCGTTAAATGTCACAGTCTGTATATTGAAAAAAACACCCTTCTAAAGCATTGGTATGATCAAAAGCAAGTGACGCTTTTAACAAAAGAAGATTACATTACCCGGGCCATTCTATTTCTGGAATATTTAAATCCGGAAATTGTCATTCAACGGCTGATTGGTCGGGTACCAAAAGAAGATTCGGTCATTACCAATTGGAACACAAGTTGGTGGAAAATTAAAGATGAGCTTGAGGCTCATATGAAGTATGAAAATAATTACCAGGGAAGAAAAATTTCTGGGATGAATAATAAGAGGTAA